One Setaria italica strain Yugu1 chromosome II, Setaria_italica_v2.0, whole genome shotgun sequence DNA segment encodes these proteins:
- the LOC101780070 gene encoding uncharacterized protein LOC101780070 isoform X1: MTGVPPAAPGAEATAAASPAGERDEQASTSGATGSRGVPGRPEAPSRGGAGGEGPGRSAEGDEHARLVVAMPSPPPPAGVNAAYVPAPVPVQARPWPGSRSSIPWVRLVVGLLLLVLLGYAFLKWGLPFLSEKVIMPIIQWEAKSFRRPMLAVVIIASLALFPVVFLPSGPAMWLTGIIFGYGFGFLIIMAGITIGMSIPYWIGLLFRHRLNLWLEKKWPRQIALIKLAGEGSWFKQFRVVALLRISPFPYALLNYAVTVTEMKFNPYICGSLVGMIPDVFINIYSGRLIRTLAELNYHKHRMTTVEIVYNVVSVIVTIVFAIGFTIYARRTLDNMERSEGICVEPVGVPAVSTEFRDNLQGCSTARSVPIDVV, from the exons ATGACGGGAGTCCCACCAGCTGCTCCCGGCGCCGAAGCAaccgcggcggcgtccccggcgggcgagcgcgatGAGCAGGCAAGCAC CTCGGGGGCGACGGGTTCGCGGGGCGTGCCTGGCCGTCCGGAGGCGCCGAGCCGCGGGGGAGCCGGAGGTGAAGGGCCCGGGCGGAGCGCCGAGGGAGACGAGCACGCGCGGCTGGTCGTGGCgatgccgtcgccgccaccgccggcgggtGTGAACGCAGCGTATGTGCCTGCGCCCGTACCTGTGCAGGCGCGGCCTTGGCCGGGGTCGAGGTCGTCCATCCCATGGGTGAGGCTGGTGGTTGGATTGCTGCTTCTGGTGCTGCTGGGCTACGCGTTCCTCAAATGGGGCCTCCCCTTTCTCTCCGAGAAG GTGATCATGCCGATTATTCAATGGGAAGCAAAATCTTTTCGAAGGCCAATGTTAGCGGTCGTGATAATTGCTTCTCTAGCACTCTTCCCAGTGGTGTTCCTGCCTTCTGGTCCAGCAATGTGGCTAACAGGAATTATTTTCGGCTACGGCTTCGGTTTCTTAATCATCATGGCTGGGATCACCATCGGCATGTCGATACCTTATTGGATCGGCTTATTGTTTCGTCACCGCCTAAAT CTTTGGTTAGAAAAGAAATGGCCACGGCAGATTGCTCTGATTAAACTGGCTGGTGAAGGGAGTTGGTTCAAACAATTCCGTGTGGTTGCATTGCTAAGAATTTCACCATTCCCATATGCACTGCTTAACTATGCTGTAACTGTCACTGAGATGAAGTTCAACCCTTACATATGTGGCTCACTTGTCGGGATGATTCCTGATGTGTTCATCAACATCTACAG TGGGCGCCTGATACGCACATTAGCAGAGCTGAACTATCACAAGCATCGAATGACAACAGTTGAGATAGTGTACAACGTCGTATCTGTTATTGTCACCATTGTCTTTGCGATTGGATTTACAATATATGCAAGAAGAACCCTGGATAACATGGAACGTTCAGAAGGCATCTGCGTCGAACCTGTTGGTGTCCCTGCTGTCTCAACTGAGTTCAGAGATAACCTTCAAGGTTGCTCAACTGCACGTTCTGTGCCAATTGATGTTGTATAA
- the LOC101780070 gene encoding uncharacterized protein LOC101780070 isoform X2 has product MSRQARQYASGATGSRGVPGRPEAPSRGGAGGEGPGRSAEGDEHARLVVAMPSPPPPAGVNAAYVPAPVPVQARPWPGSRSSIPWVRLVVGLLLLVLLGYAFLKWGLPFLSEKVIMPIIQWEAKSFRRPMLAVVIIASLALFPVVFLPSGPAMWLTGIIFGYGFGFLIIMAGITIGMSIPYWIGLLFRHRLNLWLEKKWPRQIALIKLAGEGSWFKQFRVVALLRISPFPYALLNYAVTVTEMKFNPYICGSLVGMIPDVFINIYSGRLIRTLAELNYHKHRMTTVEIVYNVVSVIVTIVFAIGFTIYARRTLDNMERSEGICVEPVGVPAVSTEFRDNLQGCSTARSVPIDVV; this is encoded by the exons atGAGCAGGCAAGCACGTCAGTACGC CTCGGGGGCGACGGGTTCGCGGGGCGTGCCTGGCCGTCCGGAGGCGCCGAGCCGCGGGGGAGCCGGAGGTGAAGGGCCCGGGCGGAGCGCCGAGGGAGACGAGCACGCGCGGCTGGTCGTGGCgatgccgtcgccgccaccgccggcgggtGTGAACGCAGCGTATGTGCCTGCGCCCGTACCTGTGCAGGCGCGGCCTTGGCCGGGGTCGAGGTCGTCCATCCCATGGGTGAGGCTGGTGGTTGGATTGCTGCTTCTGGTGCTGCTGGGCTACGCGTTCCTCAAATGGGGCCTCCCCTTTCTCTCCGAGAAG GTGATCATGCCGATTATTCAATGGGAAGCAAAATCTTTTCGAAGGCCAATGTTAGCGGTCGTGATAATTGCTTCTCTAGCACTCTTCCCAGTGGTGTTCCTGCCTTCTGGTCCAGCAATGTGGCTAACAGGAATTATTTTCGGCTACGGCTTCGGTTTCTTAATCATCATGGCTGGGATCACCATCGGCATGTCGATACCTTATTGGATCGGCTTATTGTTTCGTCACCGCCTAAAT CTTTGGTTAGAAAAGAAATGGCCACGGCAGATTGCTCTGATTAAACTGGCTGGTGAAGGGAGTTGGTTCAAACAATTCCGTGTGGTTGCATTGCTAAGAATTTCACCATTCCCATATGCACTGCTTAACTATGCTGTAACTGTCACTGAGATGAAGTTCAACCCTTACATATGTGGCTCACTTGTCGGGATGATTCCTGATGTGTTCATCAACATCTACAG TGGGCGCCTGATACGCACATTAGCAGAGCTGAACTATCACAAGCATCGAATGACAACAGTTGAGATAGTGTACAACGTCGTATCTGTTATTGTCACCATTGTCTTTGCGATTGGATTTACAATATATGCAAGAAGAACCCTGGATAACATGGAACGTTCAGAAGGCATCTGCGTCGAACCTGTTGGTGTCCCTGCTGTCTCAACTGAGTTCAGAGATAACCTTCAAGGTTGCTCAACTGCACGTTCTGTGCCAATTGATGTTGTATAA
- the LOC101780070 gene encoding uncharacterized protein LOC101780070 isoform X3 — protein sequence MSSSGATGSRGVPGRPEAPSRGGAGGEGPGRSAEGDEHARLVVAMPSPPPPAGVNAAYVPAPVPVQARPWPGSRSSIPWVRLVVGLLLLVLLGYAFLKWGLPFLSEKVIMPIIQWEAKSFRRPMLAVVIIASLALFPVVFLPSGPAMWLTGIIFGYGFGFLIIMAGITIGMSIPYWIGLLFRHRLNLWLEKKWPRQIALIKLAGEGSWFKQFRVVALLRISPFPYALLNYAVTVTEMKFNPYICGSLVGMIPDVFINIYSGRLIRTLAELNYHKHRMTTVEIVYNVVSVIVTIVFAIGFTIYARRTLDNMERSEGICVEPVGVPAVSTEFRDNLQGCSTARSVPIDVV from the exons atGAGCAG CTCGGGGGCGACGGGTTCGCGGGGCGTGCCTGGCCGTCCGGAGGCGCCGAGCCGCGGGGGAGCCGGAGGTGAAGGGCCCGGGCGGAGCGCCGAGGGAGACGAGCACGCGCGGCTGGTCGTGGCgatgccgtcgccgccaccgccggcgggtGTGAACGCAGCGTATGTGCCTGCGCCCGTACCTGTGCAGGCGCGGCCTTGGCCGGGGTCGAGGTCGTCCATCCCATGGGTGAGGCTGGTGGTTGGATTGCTGCTTCTGGTGCTGCTGGGCTACGCGTTCCTCAAATGGGGCCTCCCCTTTCTCTCCGAGAAG GTGATCATGCCGATTATTCAATGGGAAGCAAAATCTTTTCGAAGGCCAATGTTAGCGGTCGTGATAATTGCTTCTCTAGCACTCTTCCCAGTGGTGTTCCTGCCTTCTGGTCCAGCAATGTGGCTAACAGGAATTATTTTCGGCTACGGCTTCGGTTTCTTAATCATCATGGCTGGGATCACCATCGGCATGTCGATACCTTATTGGATCGGCTTATTGTTTCGTCACCGCCTAAAT CTTTGGTTAGAAAAGAAATGGCCACGGCAGATTGCTCTGATTAAACTGGCTGGTGAAGGGAGTTGGTTCAAACAATTCCGTGTGGTTGCATTGCTAAGAATTTCACCATTCCCATATGCACTGCTTAACTATGCTGTAACTGTCACTGAGATGAAGTTCAACCCTTACATATGTGGCTCACTTGTCGGGATGATTCCTGATGTGTTCATCAACATCTACAG TGGGCGCCTGATACGCACATTAGCAGAGCTGAACTATCACAAGCATCGAATGACAACAGTTGAGATAGTGTACAACGTCGTATCTGTTATTGTCACCATTGTCTTTGCGATTGGATTTACAATATATGCAAGAAGAACCCTGGATAACATGGAACGTTCAGAAGGCATCTGCGTCGAACCTGTTGGTGTCCCTGCTGTCTCAACTGAGTTCAGAGATAACCTTCAAGGTTGCTCAACTGCACGTTCTGTGCCAATTGATGTTGTATAA